A region of Streptomyces halobius DNA encodes the following proteins:
- a CDS encoding HelD family protein has translation MAAQNATHAPDHASDSVRDREIEAEQTHLDRVYRRLEEKIHEAEFLMDDAAKRGQVGTPGALAERDAQVFQAGVHLHRLNSEYEDFLFGRIDLLLGKDGKKGPDGAYTSVEPADGAIEDNRAEIAETLHIGRLGVLDADYAPLVIDWRAPAAAPFYRATPVAPGRVVRRRVIRSKGRKVLGVEDDLMRPEVTATLDGAELPAIGDGALMAALGRARSHTMRDIVASIQAEQDMVIRAPAASVTEVEGGPGTGKTAVALHRAAYLLYQDRRRYAGGILVVSPTPLLVAYTEGVLPSLGEEGQVAIRALGSLVDGAEATAYDPPEVARIKGSSRMQKLLRKAARGALELAAPDAAGPAREAGPGTGQDAQLSLEDLITAAGDGTGDCTGGDAADNGAKNGVTNGAKNGVTNSAKNGGQGRRARSGTPRPTMPTPPTPPTPPAAGPPTRLRVVAFGGRIELDADELHRVRQAALGGTAPVNLLRPRARRLLLDALWNKSGAGRRYTDPELAAEARQGFDEDITTEPEFLEFLDAWWPELTPRGVLAAMADERLLGRWARRILNPREVRQLARSLRRLDEGGTSHAVKAMGDGHGPLSVHDVALLDELQLILGAPMRPAKPREVDPLDQLTGLEELSTFADRTSAGRGRRERLAEERTDYAHVIVDEAQDLTPMQWRMVGRRGRHATWTVVGDPAQSSWSDPDEAALARDEALGARPRRRFTLTVNYRNPAEIAELAAKVLALAMPGMASPQAVRSTGVEPRFTVAALDGERAAAADEALARATVDEAGRLLDEVDGTVGVVVAMKRREQARRWLAGLGDRVVALGSLEAKGLEYDATLVVSPAEIADESPAGLRVLYVALTRATQQLTVLSTGSDEPDPDGVPDLLRD, from the coding sequence GTGGCCGCGCAGAACGCCACGCACGCACCGGATCACGCTTCGGATTCCGTTCGCGACCGCGAGATCGAGGCCGAGCAGACGCACCTGGACCGCGTCTACCGGCGCCTTGAGGAGAAGATCCACGAGGCGGAGTTCCTGATGGACGACGCCGCCAAGCGCGGCCAGGTCGGCACACCCGGCGCGCTCGCCGAGCGCGACGCGCAGGTCTTCCAGGCCGGCGTCCATCTCCACCGCCTGAACTCCGAGTACGAGGACTTCCTCTTCGGCCGGATCGACCTGCTCCTCGGCAAGGACGGCAAGAAGGGCCCGGACGGCGCCTACACCTCCGTCGAGCCCGCCGACGGCGCGATCGAGGACAACCGCGCCGAGATCGCCGAGACGCTGCACATCGGCCGCCTCGGAGTCCTCGACGCGGACTACGCGCCGCTGGTCATCGACTGGCGCGCGCCGGCCGCCGCGCCCTTCTACCGCGCCACCCCGGTCGCCCCCGGCCGGGTCGTCCGCCGTCGCGTCATCCGCTCCAAGGGCCGCAAGGTCCTCGGCGTCGAGGACGATCTGATGCGCCCGGAGGTCACCGCCACGCTGGACGGCGCGGAGCTGCCGGCGATCGGCGACGGCGCGCTGATGGCCGCGCTGGGCCGGGCCCGCAGCCACACCATGCGCGACATCGTGGCCTCCATCCAGGCCGAGCAGGACATGGTGATCCGGGCCCCCGCCGCCTCCGTGACCGAGGTCGAGGGCGGCCCCGGCACCGGCAAGACCGCCGTCGCGCTGCACCGCGCCGCCTACCTCCTCTACCAGGACCGCCGTCGCTACGCGGGCGGCATCCTCGTGGTCTCCCCGACGCCGCTGCTGGTCGCGTACACCGAGGGCGTGCTGCCGTCGCTCGGCGAGGAGGGGCAGGTCGCCATCCGTGCCCTGGGCTCGCTGGTGGACGGCGCCGAGGCGACCGCTTACGACCCGCCCGAGGTGGCCCGGATCAAGGGCTCCAGCCGGATGCAGAAGCTGCTGCGCAAGGCGGCTCGCGGGGCGCTGGAACTGGCGGCCCCGGACGCGGCCGGGCCGGCGCGGGAAGCCGGGCCGGGCACCGGCCAGGACGCCCAGCTCTCCCTGGAGGACCTCATCACGGCGGCCGGGGACGGCACCGGCGACTGCACCGGGGGCGACGCGGCCGACAACGGTGCCAAGAACGGCGTCACGAACGGTGCCAAGAACGGCGTCACGAACAGCGCCAAGAACGGTGGCCAGGGCCGCCGGGCCCGCTCCGGGACCCCACGTCCCACGATGCCCACCCCACCCACCCCACCCACCCCACCCGCCGCGGGCCCGCCGACCCGCCTCCGCGTCGTCGCGTTCGGCGGCCGTATCGAGCTGGACGCCGACGAGCTGCACCGCGTCCGGCAGGCCGCGCTCGGCGGGACCGCGCCGGTCAACCTGCTGCGCCCGCGCGCCCGCCGGCTGCTCCTCGACGCCCTGTGGAACAAGTCGGGCGCCGGCCGCCGCTACACCGACCCCGAGCTGGCCGCCGAGGCCCGCCAGGGCTTCGACGAGGACATCACCACCGAGCCGGAGTTCCTGGAGTTCCTGGACGCCTGGTGGCCGGAGCTCACCCCGCGCGGAGTGCTGGCCGCGATGGCCGACGAGCGCCTGCTGGGCCGCTGGGCCCGGCGCATCCTCAACCCCCGCGAGGTGCGCCAACTGGCCCGCTCGCTGCGGCGGTTGGACGAGGGGGGCACCTCCCATGCCGTTAAGGCGATGGGGGACGGGCACGGCCCGCTGTCGGTGCACGATGTCGCGCTGCTGGACGAACTGCAGCTGATCCTCGGTGCCCCGATGCGGCCGGCGAAGCCGCGCGAGGTCGATCCGCTGGACCAACTCACCGGTCTGGAGGAGCTGTCGACCTTCGCGGACCGCACCTCCGCCGGCCGCGGCCGGCGCGAGCGGCTGGCCGAGGAACGCACCGACTACGCCCATGTCATCGTCGACGAGGCACAGGATCTGACGCCGATGCAGTGGCGGATGGTCGGCCGCCGCGGCCGGCACGCCACCTGGACCGTCGTCGGCGACCCGGCGCAGTCCTCGTGGTCCGACCCGGACGAGGCCGCGCTGGCCCGGGACGAGGCGCTCGGCGCCCGTCCGCGCCGCCGCTTCACGCTCACCGTGAACTACCGCAACCCCGCGGAGATCGCCGAGCTGGCGGCCAAGGTGCTGGCGCTGGCGATGCCCGGTATGGCCTCGCCGCAGGCGGTCCGCTCCACGGGCGTCGAGCCGCGGTTCACCGTCGCCGCATTGGACGGGGAGCGCGCTGCCGCCGCCGACGAGGCGCTGGCGCGGGCCACCGTCGACGAGGCCGGGCGGCTGCTGGACGAGGTCGACGGCACGGTCGGCGTCGTCGTGGCCATGAAGCGCCGCGAACAGGCCCGCCGTTGGCTGGCCGGGCTCGGGGACCGGGTGGTGGCCCTGGGCTCCCTGGAGGCCAAGGGTCTGGAGTACGACGCGACGCTGGTGGTCTCGCCGGCCGAGATCGCCGACGAGTCCCCGGCCGGGCTGCGGGTGCTCTATGTGGCACTGACCCGCGCCACCCAGCAGCTGACGGTGCTCTCCACCGGGAGCGACGAACCGGACCCGGACGGGGTGCCGGACCTGCTGCGCGACTAG
- a CDS encoding NAD-dependent malic enzyme: MATAPSVSYSMTVRLEVPASGTAVSQLTTAVESSGGSVTGLDVTASGHEKLRIDVTIAATSTAHAEQIVEQLRNIEGVSLGKVSDRTFLMHLGGKIEMASKHPIRNRDDLSMLYTPGVARVCQAIADNPDDARSLTIKRNSVAVVTDGSAVLGLGNIGPKAALPVMEGKAALFKRFAGIDAWPLCLDTQDTDAIVEIVKAIAPGFAGINLEDISAPRCFEIEARLREAVDIPVFHDDQHGTAIVVLAALTNALRVVGKKTEDIRVVMSGAGAAGTAILKLLIAAGVRHAVVVDILGVVHAGRTDLVDADPDSPLCWIAGNTNPEGVTGTLKDAVVGADVFIGVSAPNVLDGDDVATMAEGAIVFALANPDPEVDPAIARQTAAVVATGRSDFPNQINNVLVFPGVFRGLLDAQSRTVNTEMMLAAAGALADVVHEDELNPNYIIPSVFNDKVAGAVAGAVRDAAKAAGPDVTAATTL; this comes from the coding sequence ATGGCAACGGCGCCCAGCGTCTCGTACTCGATGACGGTTCGGCTGGAGGTCCCGGCCAGCGGGACCGCGGTCAGCCAGCTCACCACGGCCGTGGAGTCCTCCGGCGGGTCGGTCACCGGCCTCGACGTGACCGCGTCCGGCCACGAAAAACTCCGGATCGACGTCACCATCGCCGCCACCTCCACCGCGCACGCCGAGCAGATCGTCGAGCAGCTGCGCAACATCGAGGGCGTCTCGCTCGGCAAGGTCTCGGACCGTACCTTCCTGATGCACCTCGGCGGCAAGATCGAGATGGCGTCGAAGCACCCCATCCGCAACCGTGACGACCTGTCGATGCTCTACACCCCGGGTGTCGCCCGGGTCTGCCAGGCCATCGCCGACAACCCCGACGACGCCCGCAGCCTGACGATCAAGCGCAACAGCGTCGCGGTCGTCACGGACGGCTCCGCGGTGCTGGGACTGGGCAACATCGGCCCCAAGGCCGCCCTGCCCGTCATGGAGGGCAAGGCGGCCCTCTTCAAGCGCTTCGCCGGCATCGACGCCTGGCCGCTGTGCCTGGACACCCAGGACACCGACGCGATCGTGGAGATCGTCAAGGCCATCGCCCCCGGCTTCGCGGGCATCAACCTGGAGGACATCTCCGCGCCCCGCTGCTTCGAGATCGAGGCGCGGCTGCGGGAAGCCGTGGACATCCCGGTCTTCCACGACGACCAGCACGGCACCGCCATCGTGGTGCTCGCCGCCCTCACCAACGCGCTGCGCGTCGTCGGCAAGAAGACCGAGGACATCCGGGTCGTGATGTCCGGCGCCGGCGCGGCGGGCACCGCCATCCTCAAGCTGCTGATCGCGGCCGGCGTCCGGCACGCCGTCGTCGTCGACATCCTCGGTGTGGTGCACGCCGGCCGCACCGACCTGGTCGACGCCGACCCGGACTCGCCGCTGTGCTGGATCGCCGGCAACACCAACCCGGAGGGCGTCACCGGCACCCTCAAGGACGCCGTGGTCGGCGCGGACGTCTTCATCGGCGTCTCCGCGCCCAACGTCCTGGACGGCGACGACGTCGCGACGATGGCCGAAGGCGCGATCGTGTTCGCGCTCGCCAACCCCGATCCGGAGGTCGACCCGGCGATCGCCCGGCAGACCGCCGCCGTCGTGGCCACCGGCCGCTCCGACTTCCCGAACCAGATCAACAACGTCCTGGTGTTCCCCGGCGTCTTCCGCGGCCTCCTCGACGCGCAGTCCCGTACGGTGAACACCGAGATGATGCTGGCCGCGGCCGGTGCCCTCGCGGACGTCGTGCACGAGGACGAGCTCAACCCGAACTACATCATCCCCAGCGTCTTCAACGACAAGGTCGCGGGCGCGGTGGCCGGTGCGGTGCGGGACGCGGCGAAGGCGGCGGGCCCGGATGTGACGGCTGCCACGACGCTCTGA
- a CDS encoding HU family DNA-binding protein — translation MNRSELVAALADRAEVTRKDADAVLAAFAETVGEIVAKGDEKVTIPGFLTFERTHRAARTARNPQTGDPIQIPAGYSVKVSAGSKLKEAAKGK, via the coding sequence ATGAACCGCAGTGAGCTGGTGGCCGCTCTGGCCGATCGCGCCGAGGTGACCCGCAAGGACGCCGACGCCGTTCTGGCCGCCTTCGCCGAGACCGTCGGCGAGATCGTCGCCAAGGGCGACGAGAAGGTGACCATCCCGGGCTTCCTGACCTTCGAGCGCACCCACCGTGCCGCTCGCACCGCGCGCAACCCGCAGACCGGCGACCCGATCCAGATCCCGGCCGGCTACAGCGTGAAGGTCTCCGCGGGCTCCAAGCTCAAGGAAGCCGCCAAGGGCAAGTAA
- the murA gene encoding UDP-N-acetylglucosamine 1-carboxyvinyltransferase: protein MTVSTDDVLLVHGGTPLDGEIRVRGAKNLVPKAMVAALLGSGPSRLRNVPDIRDVRVVRGLLQLHGVTVRPGDEPGELILDPSHVESANVADIDAHAGSSRIPILFCGPLLHRIGHAFIPGLGGCDIGGRPVDFHFDVLRQFGATIEKRADGQYLEAPQRLRGTKIRLPYPSVGSTEQVLLTAVLADGVTELTNAAVEPEIEDLICVLQKMGAIISMDTDRTIRITGVDKLDGYNHRALPDRLEAASWASAALATEGNIYVRGAQQRSMMTFLNTFRKVGGAFEIDDEGIRFWHPGGSLDAIALETDVHPGFQTDWQQPLVVALTQASGLSIVHETVYESRLGFTSALNQMGAHIQLYRECLGGSACRFGQRNFLHSAVVSGPTKLQGSDLVIPDLRGGFSYLIAALAAQGTSRVHGIELINRGYENFMEKLVSLGAQVELPNGAAGS from the coding sequence ATGACCGTCTCTACTGACGACGTACTGCTTGTCCACGGCGGCACCCCGCTCGACGGCGAGATCCGGGTTCGCGGTGCGAAGAACCTAGTGCCGAAGGCCATGGTCGCCGCCCTCCTGGGCAGCGGTCCGAGCCGGCTGCGCAACGTTCCCGACATCCGCGATGTGCGCGTGGTGCGCGGACTGCTGCAGCTGCACGGCGTCACGGTGCGTCCTGGTGACGAGCCCGGCGAGCTGATCCTCGACCCGTCGCACGTCGAGAGCGCCAACGTCGCCGACATCGACGCGCACGCCGGCTCCTCCCGCATTCCCATCCTGTTCTGCGGCCCGCTGCTGCACCGCATCGGCCATGCCTTCATCCCGGGCCTGGGCGGCTGCGACATCGGCGGCCGGCCGGTGGACTTCCACTTCGACGTGCTGCGCCAGTTCGGCGCGACGATCGAGAAGCGCGCCGACGGGCAGTACCTGGAGGCCCCGCAGCGGCTGCGCGGCACCAAGATCCGACTGCCGTACCCGTCGGTCGGCTCGACCGAGCAGGTGCTGCTGACCGCCGTCCTGGCGGACGGCGTCACCGAGTTGACGAACGCCGCCGTGGAGCCGGAGATCGAGGACCTCATCTGCGTCCTGCAGAAAATGGGCGCGATCATCTCCATGGACACCGACCGGACGATCCGGATCACCGGCGTCGACAAGCTCGACGGCTACAACCACCGCGCCCTCCCGGACCGCCTGGAGGCCGCCTCCTGGGCCTCCGCGGCGCTGGCCACCGAAGGCAACATCTACGTGCGCGGCGCCCAGCAGCGCTCCATGATGACCTTCCTCAACACCTTCCGTAAGGTCGGCGGCGCCTTCGAGATCGACGACGAGGGCATCCGCTTCTGGCACCCGGGCGGCTCGCTCGACGCCATCGCCCTGGAGACCGACGTCCACCCCGGTTTCCAGACCGACTGGCAGCAGCCCCTGGTGGTCGCCCTGACCCAGGCATCGGGCCTGTCCATCGTCCACGAGACGGTCTACGAGTCCCGCCTCGGCTTCACCTCCGCGCTCAACCAGATGGGCGCCCACATCCAGCTCTACCGCGAGTGCCTGGGCGGCTCCGCCTGCCGCTTCGGCCAGCGCAACTTCCTGCACTCCGCGGTCGTCTCCGGCCCCACCAAGCTGCAGGGCTCCGACCTGGTCATCCCCGACCTGCGCGGCGGCTTCTCGTACCTGATCGCGGCGCTGGCGGCCCAGGGCACGTCCCGCGTCCACGGTATCGAACTGATCAACCGCGGCTACGAGAACTTCATGGAGAAGCTGGTCAGCCTGGGCGCCCAAGTGGAACTGCCCAATGGGGCGGCGGGCTCCTGA
- a CDS encoding YqgE/AlgH family protein, with protein sequence MTEVSSLTGRLLVATPALADPNFDRAVVLLLDHDDEGSLGVVLNRPTPVGVGDILAPWAALAGEPGVVFQGGPVSLDSALGVAVVPGSASGDGMPSVGGGARPGGADAEVAGEPAADRAGGAPPGDEPLGWRRVHGAIGLVDLEAPPELLATALGSLRIFAGYAGWGPGQLEDELVEGAWYVVESEPGDVSSPDPEHLWRAVLRRQRNELAMVATYPDDPSLN encoded by the coding sequence ATGACCGAGGTGTCCTCGCTCACAGGCCGGCTGCTCGTCGCGACGCCCGCGCTCGCCGATCCGAATTTCGACCGCGCGGTGGTGCTGCTGCTCGATCACGACGACGAGGGCTCCCTCGGCGTGGTCCTGAACCGTCCGACGCCGGTCGGGGTGGGCGACATCCTCGCGCCGTGGGCCGCGCTGGCCGGTGAGCCGGGGGTGGTCTTCCAGGGCGGGCCGGTGTCGCTGGACTCGGCACTCGGGGTGGCGGTGGTCCCCGGCAGCGCCTCCGGGGACGGTATGCCGTCCGTCGGGGGCGGGGCGCGGCCCGGTGGTGCCGACGCGGAGGTGGCGGGCGAACCGGCCGCGGACCGCGCCGGGGGCGCGCCGCCCGGGGATGAGCCGCTGGGCTGGCGCCGGGTGCACGGCGCGATCGGCCTGGTGGATCTGGAGGCCCCGCCGGAACTCCTCGCGACGGCGCTCGGCAGCCTGCGGATCTTCGCCGGTTACGCGGGCTGGGGGCCCGGCCAGCTGGAGGACGAGCTGGTCGAGGGCGCCTGGTACGTCGTGGAGTCCGAGCCGGGTGATGTCTCCTCGCCCGACCCGGAGCACCTGTGGCGGGCGGTGCTGCGGCGGCAGCGGAACGAGCTGGCGATGGTCGCGACGTATCCGGATGACCCGTCGCTGAACTGA
- a CDS encoding DUF3039 domain-containing protein, translating to MSTLEPERGAGTGTLVEPTPQVSHGDGDHERFAHYVQKDKIMASALDGTPVVALCGKVWVPGRDPKKYPVCPMCKEIFESMGAGGDKDKGGKDGGKK from the coding sequence ATGAGCACTCTTGAGCCCGAGCGCGGGGCAGGTACGGGGACCCTCGTAGAGCCGACGCCGCAGGTGTCGCACGGCGACGGCGACCACGAGCGCTTCGCCCACTACGTCCAGAAAGACAAGATCATGGCCAGCGCGCTGGACGGCACTCCCGTCGTCGCGCTGTGCGGCAAGGTGTGGGTCCCGGGTCGTGACCCGAAGAAGTACCCCGTCTGCCCCATGTGCAAGGAGATCTTCGAGTCCATGGGCGCCGGCGGCGACAAGGACAAGGGCGGCAAGGACGGCGGCAAGAAGTAG
- a CDS encoding beta-N-acetylhexosaminidase — protein MPHTDPGTGSGADTGTAAGIGSGTDSGTNTGAENGSGTGSDLIPAPLRIDGPYRSAVRLGESTALAAAPGTEDTACWLRDTLGAAFGLPLPPGPDDAADTLSLTLDGDLPAEGYRLDADAAWGVRIAGGSPAGVFWGAQTLRQLLGPRAFRRAPIAPDRPLALPQQSIEDAPRFPWRGMLLDVARHFLPKDDVLRCLDLLAAHKLNVLHLHLTDDQGWRIQITRYPKLTGTGAWRARTKLGHRASPLWDERPHGGYYTQDDIREIVAYAAARHITVVPEIDIPGHSQAAIAAYPELGNTDVIDTTSLRVWDTWGVNPNVLAPTDNVLRFYEHVLTEVLELFPSPFVHIGGDECPKDQWQASPTAQARIAELGLADEDALQSWFIRHFDRWLADRGRRLVGWDEILEGGSRAPEGETTEGETTEGETTELGLAEAAVVSSWRGYAGGIAAARTGHDVVMCPEQQVYLDHRQHASPDEPVPIGYVRTLEDVHRFEPVPPELTEEQAAHVLGTQANVWTEVMDSRQRVDYQVFPRLAAFAEVAWSRLPPPADRDHQDFTRRMTAHYARLDALGVDYRPPGGPHPWQRRPGVLGRPIDGVPPNV, from the coding sequence ATGCCACACACAGACCCCGGAACCGGCTCCGGAGCGGACACCGGCACGGCCGCCGGAATCGGCTCCGGAACGGACAGCGGTACGAACACCGGAGCGGAGAACGGGTCCGGCACCGGAAGTGACCTGATTCCGGCGCCGCTCCGCATCGACGGGCCGTACCGCAGCGCCGTACGGCTCGGCGAGTCCACCGCGCTCGCGGCCGCCCCGGGCACCGAGGACACCGCGTGCTGGTTGCGCGACACCCTCGGCGCGGCCTTCGGCCTGCCCCTGCCACCCGGCCCCGACGACGCCGCGGACACCCTCTCCCTCACCCTCGACGGGGACCTCCCGGCCGAGGGCTACCGGCTGGACGCCGACGCCGCCTGGGGCGTACGGATCGCCGGCGGCAGCCCGGCCGGAGTCTTCTGGGGCGCGCAGACGCTCCGTCAGCTCCTCGGCCCCCGCGCCTTCCGCCGGGCACCGATCGCACCGGACCGGCCCCTCGCCCTGCCGCAGCAGAGCATCGAAGACGCCCCCCGCTTCCCCTGGCGCGGCATGCTGCTCGACGTCGCACGGCACTTCCTGCCCAAGGACGACGTGCTGCGCTGTCTGGACCTGCTCGCGGCCCACAAGCTCAACGTCCTCCACCTCCATCTCACCGACGACCAGGGCTGGCGCATCCAGATCACGCGTTACCCGAAGCTGACCGGGACCGGCGCCTGGCGGGCGCGCACCAAGCTCGGGCACCGCGCCTCCCCCCTCTGGGACGAGCGCCCGCACGGCGGCTACTACACCCAGGACGACATCCGCGAGATCGTCGCCTACGCCGCCGCGCGGCATATCACCGTCGTCCCCGAGATCGATATTCCCGGGCACTCACAGGCCGCCATCGCCGCGTACCCGGAACTCGGCAACACCGACGTCATCGACACCACCTCCCTGCGGGTCTGGGACACCTGGGGCGTCAATCCGAACGTACTCGCACCCACTGACAACGTCCTGCGGTTCTACGAGCACGTGCTGACGGAGGTCCTGGAACTCTTCCCCTCGCCGTTCGTGCACATCGGCGGCGATGAGTGCCCCAAGGATCAGTGGCAGGCGTCGCCGACCGCCCAGGCCCGGATCGCCGAGCTGGGCCTGGCCGACGAGGACGCCCTGCAGAGCTGGTTCATCCGGCACTTCGACCGCTGGCTCGCCGACCGCGGACGGCGGCTGGTCGGCTGGGACGAGATCCTGGAGGGCGGGAGCCGGGCGCCGGAAGGTGAGACGACGGAAGGCGAGACGACGGAAGGCGAGACGACGGAGCTGGGGCTGGCGGAGGCCGCCGTCGTCTCGTCCTGGCGCGGCTACGCGGGCGGGATCGCCGCCGCCCGCACCGGTCACGACGTCGTCATGTGCCCCGAACAGCAGGTGTATCTGGACCACCGTCAGCACGCCTCCCCGGACGAGCCGGTACCGATCGGCTATGTCCGCACGCTGGAGGACGTCCACCGCTTTGAGCCGGTGCCACCGGAGCTGACGGAGGAACAGGCCGCGCACGTCCTCGGCACCCAGGCCAACGTCTGGACCGAGGTCATGGACAGCCGGCAGCGCGTCGACTACCAGGTCTTCCCCCGGCTCGCGGCGTTCGCCGAGGTCGCCTGGTCACGGCTGCCGCCGCCGGCCGACCGCGACCACCAGGACTTCACCCGCCGGATGACCGCCCACTACGCCCGGCTCGACGCCCTCGGCGTCGACTACCGCCCGCCCGGCGGCCCACACCCCTGGCAGCGACGTCCCGGCGTGCTCGGACGACCCATCGACGGGGTGCCCCCGAACGTGTGA
- a CDS encoding FAD binding domain-containing protein, which produces MTTHAPHASHKVTLPASLDEAVAALTAMPAAVPVAGGTDLMAAVNAGLLRPAALVGLGRISEIRGWQYQDGHALLGAGLTLARMGRPDFAALIPGLAAAARAAGPPQVRNAGTLGGNIVSSAPTGDTLPVLAALEATLIIAGPGGARREIPVSHLLAGREMLRPGEVVGFVRVPLLHASQTFLKATGRTGPGRATASVSLVLDPARRGVRCAVGAVAAMPLRPLEAEQWVASLIDWDGQRGLVPEALTAFGDYVAAACIPDPAPPEDGSEPATLPPAALHLRRTVAALARRALGRALS; this is translated from the coding sequence TTGACCACCCACGCACCGCACGCGTCACACAAGGTGACGTTGCCGGCCTCGCTCGACGAGGCGGTGGCGGCGCTCACCGCCATGCCCGCCGCCGTGCCCGTCGCGGGCGGCACCGACCTCATGGCGGCCGTCAACGCCGGACTCCTCAGACCCGCCGCCCTGGTGGGCCTCGGCCGGATCAGCGAGATCCGCGGCTGGCAGTACCAGGACGGTCACGCGCTGCTCGGTGCCGGCCTCACCCTCGCCCGTATGGGGCGCCCCGACTTCGCGGCCCTGATCCCCGGCCTGGCCGCCGCCGCGCGCGCGGCCGGACCCCCGCAGGTCCGCAACGCCGGGACCCTCGGCGGCAATATCGTCAGCTCCGCCCCCACCGGCGACACCCTTCCCGTGCTCGCCGCCCTCGAAGCGACGCTGATCATCGCCGGTCCCGGGGGCGCCCGCCGTGAGATCCCGGTGAGTCATCTGCTGGCCGGCCGGGAGATGCTGCGGCCCGGCGAAGTCGTCGGCTTCGTACGGGTGCCGCTGCTGCACGCCTCGCAGACGTTCCTCAAGGCCACCGGCCGCACCGGCCCCGGACGCGCCACCGCCTCGGTGTCGCTGGTCCTGGACCCGGCCCGGCGGGGTGTGCGCTGCGCCGTCGGCGCGGTCGCCGCGATGCCGCTGCGCCCGCTGGAAGCCGAGCAGTGGGTCGCCTCGCTCATCGACTGGGACGGCCAACGCGGCCTGGTACCCGAGGCGCTGACCGCCTTCGGGGATTATGTCGCCGCCGCCTGCATCCCCGATCCGGCGCCGCCCGAGGACGGTTCGGAACCGGCGACCCTGCCGCCCGCCGCGCTGCACCTGCGCCGTACGGTGGCAGCACTGGCCCGCCGCGCACTTGGGAGGGCGCTCTCGTGA